In Phyllostomus discolor isolate MPI-MPIP mPhyDis1 chromosome 3, mPhyDis1.pri.v3, whole genome shotgun sequence, a single genomic region encodes these proteins:
- the LOC114502336 gene encoding LOW QUALITY PROTEIN: plasminogen activator inhibitor 1 RNA-binding protein-like (The sequence of the model RefSeq protein was modified relative to this genomic sequence to represent the inferred CDS: substituted 1 base at 1 genomic stop codon), whose product MRRRATITPRHLQEGFGSVVTNRFDQLFDNESDPFEVLKAAEIKKKEAGGSGVGGPGAKSAAQAAAQTNSNAAGKQLRKESQKDRKNPLPSNVGMADKKEDTQPPVALKKEGIRHVGRRPDQQLQGEGKIIDRRPERRPPRERRFEKPPEEKGEGGEFSVDRPIIDRPIRGCGGLGRGRGGXGCGMGRGDGFDSCGKQEFDRHSGSDRSSFSHYSGLKHEDKCGDSGSHNWGTVKDELTDLEQSNVTEETPEGEEHPVVDTENKENKVEEVKEEGPKEMTLDEWKAIQNKDQAKVEFNIRKPNEGADGQQKKGFVLHKSKSEEAHAEDSVMDHHFRKPANDITSQLEINFGDLGHPGRGGRGGQGGRGRGGRPNCGSRTDKSSASAPDIDDPEAFPALA is encoded by the coding sequence ATGCGCCGCCGAGCCACCATCACGCCTAGGCATTTACAGGAAGGCTTCGGCAGCGTAGTCACCAACCGATTCGATCAGCTATTTGACAACGAATCGGACCCCTTCGAGGTGTTGAAGgcagcagaaatcaagaaaaaagaagccGGCGGGAGCGGTGttgggggccctggggccaagAGTGCAGCTCAGGCCGCGGCCCAGACCAACTCCAATGCAGCAGGCAAACAGCTGCGTAAAGAGTCCCAGAAAGATCGCAAAAACCCACTGCCGTCCAACGTTGGCATGGCTGACAAGAAAGAGGACACGCAGCCGCCAGTGGCGcttaagaaagaaggaataagacATGTTGGAAGAAGACCTGATCAACAACTTCAGGGCGAAGGGAAAATAATTGATAGGAGACCAGAAAGACGACCACCTCGTGAACGACGATTTGAAAAGCCACCTGAAGAAAAGGGTGAAGGAGGAGAATTCTCAGTTGATAGACCAATTATTGACCGACCTATCCGAGGCTGTGGTGGTCTTGGAAGAGGTCGAGGAGGCTGAGGATGTGGAATGGGCCGAGGAGATGGATTTGATTCTTGTGGCAAACAAGAATTTGATAGGCATAGTGGAAGTGATAGATCTTCTTTTTCACATTATAGTGGCCTGAAGCACGAGGACAAATGTGGAGATAGTGGATCTCATAACTGGGGAACTGTCAAAGATGAATTAACTGACTTGGAGCAATCAAATGTGACTGAGGAAACACCTGAAGGTGAAGAACATCCAGTTGTGgacactgaaaataaagaaaacaaagttgaagAAGTAAAGGAAGAGGGTCCAAAAGAAATGACTTTGGATGAGTGGAAGGCTATTCAAAATAAGGACCAGGCAAAAGTAGAATTTAATATCAGAAAACCAAATGAAGGTGCTGATGGGCAGCAGAAGAAGGGATTTGTTCTTCATAAGTCAAAGAGTGAAGAGGCTCATGCTGAAGATTCGGTTATGGACCATCATTTCCGGAAGCCAGCAAATGATATAACTTCTCAGCTGGAGATCAATTTTGGAGACCTTGGCCACCCAGGACGTGGTGGCAGGGGAGGACAAGGTGGCCGTGGACGTGGTGGACGTCCAAACTGTGGCAGCAGGACTGACAAGTCAAGTGCTTCTGCTCCTGATATAGATGACCCAGAGGCATTCCCAGCTCTGGCTTAA